One genomic window of Ammospiza nelsoni isolate bAmmNel1 chromosome 4, bAmmNel1.pri, whole genome shotgun sequence includes the following:
- the ING2 gene encoding inhibitor of growth protein 2 — translation MCCWRGGMMLAGPQLVAGPAAPGGERARLLSLYVQDYLECVESLPLDIQRNASLLREMDTQCQEALKEIDDVYEKYKSENDPVQKKRLQQHLQRALINSQELGDEKIQIVTQMLELVENRARQMETHSQCFQELSENEKPLEKAKMESCQPERSSRRPRRQRTSESRDLCHIANGIDDCDDQPPKEKRSKSSKKKKRSKAKQEREVSPVEFVIDPNEPTYCLCSQVSYGEMIGCDNEQCPIEWFHFSCVGLTYKPKGKWYCPKCRGDNEKTMDKCTDKSKKDRRSR, via the exons atGTGCTGCTGGCGCGGGGGGATGATGCTGGCGGGGCCACAGCTGgtggcggggccggcggcgccgggcggggAGCGGGCCCGGCTGCTCTCGCTCTACGTGCAGGACTACCTGGAGTGCGTGGAATCTCTGCCGCTGGACATCCAGCGCAACGCCTCGCTGCTGCGGGAGATGGACACGCAGTGCCAAG aagCGCTAAAAGAAATAGATGATGTCTATGAAAAATACAAGTCAGAAAACGATCCTGTTCAGAAGAAACGCTTGCAGCAGCATCTTCAGCGTGCATTAATCAACAGTCAAGAACTTGGAgatgaaaaaattcaaatagTTACTCAGATGCTAGAACTGGTAGAGAACAGAGCCCGTCAAATGGAGACGCACTCTCAGTGTTTCCAAGAGCTGTCTGAGAACGAAAAGCCTCTAGAAAAGGCCAAGATGGAGTCGTGCCAGCCAGAGAGATCCTCGCGCAGGCCTCGTCGGCAGCGCACCAGCGAGAGCCGCGACCTGTGCCACATAGCCAACGGCATCGACGACTGCGACGACCAGCCGCCGAAAGAGAAAAGATCAAAAtcttccaagaagaaaaaacgCTCCAAAGCCAAACAGGAGAGAGAGGTTTCACCTGTAGAATTTGTAATTGATCCCAATGAACCAACTTACTGCTTATGCAGCCAAGTGTCTTACGGCGAAATGATAGGATGTGACAATGAACAGTGCCCTATTGAGTGGTTCCACTTTTCCTGTGTTGGACTGACGTACAAACCGAAGGGGAAGTGGTATTGCCCCAAGTGCAGAGGAGACAATGAGAAAACGATGGACAAATGTACTGACAAATCAAAAAAAGATAGGAGGTCGAGGTAG
- the CDKN2AIP gene encoding CDKN2A-interacting protein isoform X2, which translates to MPVPAAGHGEGAGNGRRHPSDQRACPHHERRTGCQEGVEEPCKRQAVEKSRDSKSVGKDVKTTKAEGVKETESTLPKKQEKGTSKDPETSQSTCSSDQEMVVVSDIETEGKPANAESTAEKKPPASEKEPGKKPCSSPPKESKCENVPSPEKKTSVSVAPLAAKSAPQAAAVEAAIPPTSKSTPQAAAVAAAVPVTSKSTPQAAAVPPTSKSTPQPAGVAAAVPVTTKSTPQAAAVAAAVPSTSKSTPQAAAVAAAVPPTSKSTPQTSAALLSSKTQVGAPASVPKNGAQVSSSLLLAPKSGTQVGSSLLLASKGPAKVGSPLLASKSSAEVAASLLAARSGAQPGSSLLAAKSSAQAAASLLAARSGAQQGPSRGAAQAGASLLASKSGAQAGESPAKALCKPLTSEDAKERQPFFNRLYKAVAWKLVAVGGFSPNVNHAELLNSSIQSVKATLDVAFVPLKELADLPQNKSSLENIVCELRCKSVYLGTGCGKSMENAKAVASREALKLFLKKKVIVKICKRKYKGSEIEDLVLLDEESKPSNLPPALRNPREIL; encoded by the exons ATGCCG GTACCCGCCGCAGGTCATGGAGAGGGCGCTGGAAATGGCCGAAGGCATCCAAGTGACCAACGCGCCTGTCCACACCACGAGAGACGAACTGGTTGCCAAG AAGGGGTAGAGGAGCCATGCAAGAGACAAGCTGTTGAGAAAAGCAGAGACTCTAAGAGTGTTGGAAAGGATGTGAAAACAACCAAGGCAGAAGGAGTGAAGGAAACAGAGAGCACCTTGcccaaaaagcaggaaaaaggtACTAGCAAAGATCCAGAAACTTCCCAGTCAACTTGCAGTTCAGATCAAGAAATGGTTGTAGTCTCAGACatagaaacagaaggaaaacctGCTAATGCTGAAAGTACTGCTGAGAAAAAGCCACCTGCATCTGAAAAAGAGCCAGGAAAGAAGCCTTGCTCAAGCCCACCTAAGGAAAGCAAGTGTGAAAATGTGCCATCACctgaaaagaaaacttcagtAAGTGTAGCACCACTGGCTGCCAAGAGCGCccctcaggcagcagcagtggaggCAGCAATACCACCAACCTCCAAGAGCACCccgcaggcagcagcagtggcagcagcagtgccagtgacCTCCAAGAGcaccccacaggcagcagcgGTGCCACCAACGTCCAAGAGCACCCCCCAGCCagcaggggtggcagcagcagtgccagtgacCACCAAGAGcaccccacaggcagcagcagtggcagcagcagtgccatcAACGTCCAAGAGcaccccacaggcagcagcagtggcagcagcagtgccacccACCTCCAAGAGCACCCCCCAAACAAGTGCTGCATTGCTGTCTTCCAAAACCCAGGTGGGTGCCCCAGCATCAGTGCCCAAGAACGGCGCTCAGGTGAGCAGCTCGCTGCTTCTGGCCCCCAAGAGCGGGACTCAGGTAGGCTCCTCGCTGCTGCTGGCTTCCAAAGGGCCGGCTAAGGTGGGCTCCCCGCTGCTGGCCTCCAAGAGCAGCGCGGAGGTGGCCGCCTCGCTGCTGGCCGCCCGCAGCGGTGCGCAGCCGGGATCCTCGCTGCTGGCTGCCAAGAGCAGCGCCCAGGCGGCTGCCTCGCTGCTGGCCGCCCGCAGCGGAGCTCAGCAGGGGCCCTCCCGGGGTGCAGCTCAGGCAGGCGCTTCCCTGCTGGCCTCCAAGAGTGGCGCGCAGGCAGGCGAGAGCCCTGCCAAGGCTTTGTGCAAACCGCTAACCAGCGAAGATGCCAAGGAAAGACAACCTTTTTTCAACAGACTCTACAAAGCTGTAGCCTGGAAACTGGTTGCTGTTGGAGGCTTCAGTCCTAATGTAAATCATGCAGAACTTCTAAATTCATCTATTCAGTCTGTAAAAGCTACGTTAGATGTTGCGTTCGTTCCCCTGAAGGAACTTGCAGACTTGCCTCAAAATAAAAGCTCTCTGGAAAATATAGTTTGTGAACTGAGGTGCAAGTCTGTCTACTTGGGTACTGGCTGTGGTAAAAGTATGGAAAATGCCAAAGCAGTGGCTTCAAGAGAAGCTTTGAAATTATTCCTCAAGAAGAAAGTTATTGTGAAgatatgtaaaagaaaatacaaaggtAGTGAAATTGAAGATTTGGTGCTTCTGGATGAAGAGTCAAAACCTTCAAATTTGCCTCCAGCTTTAAGAAATCCTCGTGAGATCTTGTAG
- the CDKN2AIP gene encoding CDKN2A-interacting protein isoform X1, with protein MAGKAAAGEPLGRTAEEAAWAETLRGACEPEHHWRYRREFLLRNVGELPAAGSAQLQRLVSLSMVWANHVFLGCRYPPQVMERALEMAEGIQVTNAPVHTTRDELVAKVKKRGISSSNEGVEEPCKRQAVEKSRDSKSVGKDVKTTKAEGVKETESTLPKKQEKGTSKDPETSQSTCSSDQEMVVVSDIETEGKPANAESTAEKKPPASEKEPGKKPCSSPPKESKCENVPSPEKKTSVSVAPLAAKSAPQAAAVEAAIPPTSKSTPQAAAVAAAVPVTSKSTPQAAAVPPTSKSTPQPAGVAAAVPVTTKSTPQAAAVAAAVPSTSKSTPQAAAVAAAVPPTSKSTPQTSAALLSSKTQVGAPASVPKNGAQVSSSLLLAPKSGTQVGSSLLLASKGPAKVGSPLLASKSSAEVAASLLAARSGAQPGSSLLAAKSSAQAAASLLAARSGAQQGPSRGAAQAGASLLASKSGAQAGESPAKALCKPLTSEDAKERQPFFNRLYKAVAWKLVAVGGFSPNVNHAELLNSSIQSVKATLDVAFVPLKELADLPQNKSSLENIVCELRCKSVYLGTGCGKSMENAKAVASREALKLFLKKKVIVKICKRKYKGSEIEDLVLLDEESKPSNLPPALRNPREIL; from the exons ATGGCGGGGAAGGCGGCGGCGGGCGAGCCCCTGGGGCGGACGGCGGAAGAGGCGGCCTGGGCAGAGACGCTGCGCGGGGCCTGCGAGCCTGAGCACCACTGGCGGTACCGCCGGGAGTTCCTGCTGCGCAACGTGGGGGAGCTGCCGGCGGCGGGCAGCGCCCAGCTGCAGCGCCTGGTGTCCCTCTCCATGGTGTGGGCCAACCACGTCTTCCTGGGATGCCG GTACCCGCCGCAGGTCATGGAGAGGGCGCTGGAAATGGCCGAAGGCATCCAAGTGACCAACGCGCCTGTCCACACCACGAGAGACGAACTGGTTGCCAAGGTGAAGAAAAGAGGCATATCAAGTAGCAATG AAGGGGTAGAGGAGCCATGCAAGAGACAAGCTGTTGAGAAAAGCAGAGACTCTAAGAGTGTTGGAAAGGATGTGAAAACAACCAAGGCAGAAGGAGTGAAGGAAACAGAGAGCACCTTGcccaaaaagcaggaaaaaggtACTAGCAAAGATCCAGAAACTTCCCAGTCAACTTGCAGTTCAGATCAAGAAATGGTTGTAGTCTCAGACatagaaacagaaggaaaacctGCTAATGCTGAAAGTACTGCTGAGAAAAAGCCACCTGCATCTGAAAAAGAGCCAGGAAAGAAGCCTTGCTCAAGCCCACCTAAGGAAAGCAAGTGTGAAAATGTGCCATCACctgaaaagaaaacttcagtAAGTGTAGCACCACTGGCTGCCAAGAGCGCccctcaggcagcagcagtggaggCAGCAATACCACCAACCTCCAAGAGCACCccgcaggcagcagcagtggcagcagcagtgccagtgacCTCCAAGAGcaccccacaggcagcagcgGTGCCACCAACGTCCAAGAGCACCCCCCAGCCagcaggggtggcagcagcagtgccagtgacCACCAAGAGcaccccacaggcagcagcagtggcagcagcagtgccatcAACGTCCAAGAGcaccccacaggcagcagcagtggcagcagcagtgccacccACCTCCAAGAGCACCCCCCAAACAAGTGCTGCATTGCTGTCTTCCAAAACCCAGGTGGGTGCCCCAGCATCAGTGCCCAAGAACGGCGCTCAGGTGAGCAGCTCGCTGCTTCTGGCCCCCAAGAGCGGGACTCAGGTAGGCTCCTCGCTGCTGCTGGCTTCCAAAGGGCCGGCTAAGGTGGGCTCCCCGCTGCTGGCCTCCAAGAGCAGCGCGGAGGTGGCCGCCTCGCTGCTGGCCGCCCGCAGCGGTGCGCAGCCGGGATCCTCGCTGCTGGCTGCCAAGAGCAGCGCCCAGGCGGCTGCCTCGCTGCTGGCCGCCCGCAGCGGAGCTCAGCAGGGGCCCTCCCGGGGTGCAGCTCAGGCAGGCGCTTCCCTGCTGGCCTCCAAGAGTGGCGCGCAGGCAGGCGAGAGCCCTGCCAAGGCTTTGTGCAAACCGCTAACCAGCGAAGATGCCAAGGAAAGACAACCTTTTTTCAACAGACTCTACAAAGCTGTAGCCTGGAAACTGGTTGCTGTTGGAGGCTTCAGTCCTAATGTAAATCATGCAGAACTTCTAAATTCATCTATTCAGTCTGTAAAAGCTACGTTAGATGTTGCGTTCGTTCCCCTGAAGGAACTTGCAGACTTGCCTCAAAATAAAAGCTCTCTGGAAAATATAGTTTGTGAACTGAGGTGCAAGTCTGTCTACTTGGGTACTGGCTGTGGTAAAAGTATGGAAAATGCCAAAGCAGTGGCTTCAAGAGAAGCTTTGAAATTATTCCTCAAGAAGAAAGTTATTGTGAAgatatgtaaaagaaaatacaaaggtAGTGAAATTGAAGATTTGGTGCTTCTGGATGAAGAGTCAAAACCTTCAAATTTGCCTCCAGCTTTAAGAAATCCTCGTGAGATCTTGTAG